A section of the Bacteroidota bacterium genome encodes:
- a CDS encoding T9SS type A sorting domain-containing protein — translation MKNVILLSLLSIFVFTNKTIAQNSVENISTNAVYSTIQVAIDSSTNGDTIIAKPGTYVENINFNGKNIVLASQYLFSNDTNHIENTIIDGNQNGSCVIFENEEDSTTMLCGFTISNGSGYYYPNHDTSSSGNVFYDAVLGGGIYCDSANPKLFFLKIVNDSLISSYEYKYGAGIYLNYSNSIIENCDISYNGVNYLGSGAIYCLNSNLKIIETNIIDNLGLSGLFSNSSNVYIENAVISNNSNDSYGGGIQANYSNINIENVRILNNFGFSGGGISCVNSNFNINNTIIQNNTAGTGPGGIAISYSDSFNISNTKIYENSGFYDGGIGAYDANINFRNVEIIGNESWDGISGALIYDCTVDFRNCLIVRNDNQTQNPSGIAFYNSQGFLIKSTIANNNCHVSAGSTFSTSDIVILNTIIYGNYLIDNSNSFQFDLDGPANIAYSNIGNLTPPNNIFSQGNIQTNPFFVNPIPTVPYSGYQNLSYHLLGNSPCIDTGTDFYVYNGDTILDLDPSEYYGSAPDMGYYEYQFQPSTQIDIGVTDLIYPTGMNCGLSSFDSIIVLVRNFGSDTVTSFNINYSISQSPYSLNPVNETILPGANKEILLSNNFNFSTPNEYELCASTGLLGDTINSNDSLTTIIFSGTEIDNFPYFTDFETNNGFWKKSSQSASWEWGVPNGSYINSAPSGTNIWATNLSNDIFMELSYIESPCFDFSNLTLPVIMFDFILDIDVEDGTALQSSIDDGASWQYVGAMGDTGNWYNDTCSSLDIFGTNTGSWFYYSSQIQWRNASHTLQNLAGEANVKFRFVISCQPYYPGDEGFAFDNFSIYETAIITNTERIYQKPFALYQNTPNPFSETTKICFYVPKKTDVEISVYNVLGEKIETFVSKSFATGNHSIKFNSKKYNSGTYFYKMTCPDFVDTKNMIILE, via the coding sequence ATGAAAAATGTAATTTTACTTTCATTGCTATCAATTTTTGTTTTCACAAACAAAACAATTGCACAAAACTCTGTTGAGAATATTTCAACAAATGCAGTTTATAGCACTATTCAGGTAGCCATAGATTCTTCTACAAATGGAGACACAATTATTGCCAAGCCTGGAACTTATGTCGAAAACATAAATTTCAATGGGAAAAATATTGTTCTGGCTTCGCAATATCTTTTCAGCAACGATACAAATCACATTGAAAATACTATAATTGATGGAAACCAAAACGGAAGTTGTGTAATCTTTGAAAACGAAGAAGATTCAACAACAATGCTTTGTGGTTTCACCATTTCAAATGGTAGTGGATATTATTATCCAAATCATGACACATCTTCCAGTGGAAATGTATTTTATGATGCTGTTCTTGGTGGTGGAATTTATTGCGATAGTGCAAACCCAAAATTATTTTTCTTGAAAATAGTAAATGATTCACTAATTTCATCTTATGAATATAAATATGGTGCTGGAATATATTTAAATTATTCAAATTCAATTATCGAAAATTGCGATATTTCATACAATGGAGTTAATTATTTAGGTTCTGGTGCAATTTATTGCCTAAATTCAAATTTGAAAATAATTGAAACTAATATCATCGATAATCTTGGTTTAAGTGGATTGTTTTCTAACTCTTCGAATGTATATATTGAAAATGCTGTTATTTCAAACAATTCCAATGATTCATATGGTGGTGGAATTCAAGCCAATTATTCAAATATAAATATCGAAAATGTTAGGATACTTAACAATTTTGGATTCTCAGGAGGAGGAATATCTTGCGTTAATTCTAATTTTAATATTAATAACACAATAATTCAAAATAATACAGCTGGAACTGGTCCAGGTGGAATAGCGATTAGTTATTCAGATAGTTTTAATATTTCAAATACAAAAATATATGAAAATTCTGGATTTTATGATGGAGGAATTGGGGCATACGATGCAAATATAAATTTTAGAAATGTTGAAATAATTGGAAACGAATCATGGGATGGAATAAGCGGTGCCTTAATATATGATTGTACTGTCGATTTTCGTAATTGCCTGATTGTCAGAAACGATAATCAGACACAAAATCCGTCTGGAATTGCTTTTTACAACTCTCAAGGTTTCCTTATAAAATCTACTATTGCAAATAATAATTGTCATGTTAGCGCAGGCTCAACTTTCAGCACTTCCGATATTGTTATTCTGAACACTATTATTTACGGTAATTATTTAATCGACAATTCTAATAGTTTTCAATTCGATTTAGATGGTCCTGCAAATATTGCATATTCAAATATAGGAAATCTTACGCCTCCAAATAACATTTTCTCTCAAGGAAATATTCAAACCAACCCATTTTTTGTTAATCCTATTCCAACTGTCCCCTATTCAGGATACCAAAACCTTAGTTATCATCTTTTGGGGAATTCACCCTGCATAGATACAGGAACCGATTTTTATGTTTATAATGGCGATACGATTTTGGATTTAGATCCAAGTGAGTATTATGGCTCTGCTCCAGATATGGGCTACTACGAGTATCAGTTTCAGCCAAGCACTCAGATTGATATTGGAGTAACAGATTTAATATATCCTACAGGTATGAATTGTGGATTATCATCATTCGACTCAATAATTGTTTTAGTTAGAAATTTTGGTTCGGATACTGTTACAAGTTTTAATATTAATTACAGTATATCACAATCTCCCTATTCCCTAAATCCTGTAAATGAAACTATTTTACCTGGAGCAAATAAGGAAATTCTGCTTTCAAACAATTTTAATTTTTCTACTCCCAACGAATATGAATTATGCGCATCGACAGGACTTCTTGGCGATACAATAAATAGTAATGACAGCTTAACTACAATAATTTTTTCAGGAACAGAAATAGATAACTTTCCATATTTTACAGATTTTGAAACCAACAATGGATTTTGGAAAAAAAGTTCTCAATCTGCTTCATGGGAATGGGGAGTACCAAATGGTTCATACATTAACTCTGCTCCGAGTGGAACAAATATTTGGGCAACAAATTTGTCAAATGACATTTTTATGGAATTATCATACATCGAAAGTCCATGTTTTGATTTTTCTAATCTGACACTCCCAGTTATCATGTTTGATTTTATTTTAGATATTGATGTTGAAGATGGTACAGCTCTACAATCTTCTATAGATGATGGAGCAAGCTGGCAATACGTTGGAGCAATGGGCGACACAGGAAATTGGTATAATGATACCTGCTCAAGTTTAGATATATTTGGGACAAATACCGGTTCGTGGTTTTACTATAGCTCTCAAATCCAATGGAGAAATGCAAGTCATACTTTACAAAATTTGGCAGGCGAAGCGAATGTAAAATTTCGTTTTGTAATTTCATGTCAACCCTATTATCCAGGGGATGAAGGTTTTGCATTTGATAATTTTTCGATATACGAAACAGCAATAATAACAAACACTGAAAGAATATATCAAAAACCATTCGCTCTCTACCAAAACACCCCAAACCCATTTTCCGAAACTACAAAAATCTGCTTTTATGTTCCGAAAAAAACTGATGTAGAAATTTCCGTCTATAATGTTTTAGGTGAAAAAATTGAAACCTTCGTATCAAAGTCTTTTGCAACAGGAAATCATTCAATAAAATTCAATTCAAAAAAATATAATTCAGGAACATATTTTTATAAAATGACTTGCCCCGATTTTGTTGACACTAAAAATATGATTATTTTGGAATGA